A single region of the Ziziphus jujuba cultivar Dongzao chromosome 10, ASM3175591v1 genome encodes:
- the LOC107425231 gene encoding fasciclin-like arabinogalactan protein 12, whose product MTKQPLISLPFLLVFLYLSTSKALAQSPAHAPSHQDHQAQAPAAQAPDQPLVRAPPRKSPHPAPPNVTDILDKAGGFSTFIRLLKNTQVINQIESQLNNSNNDLTILAPTNDAFSGLKPGTLNTLTNEEKVQLLQFHLIPSFESVSNFQTISNPVRTQASNTHDYPLNITTTGGSVNITTGIVNTTISGTVYSDNQLAIYRVDKVLLPLAIFAPNAPSPSPSPASSPSPLKSPSSPKPRSASASPPAVVKPKKEQPAASTTSVNIPPVASLDLSGGVGIAVIDMASSVGVAVVAGVFLWGRPI is encoded by the coding sequence atgacgAAACAGCCTCTCATCTCCCTTCCATTCCTTCTTGTCTTCCTCTACCTCTCCACATCCAAAGCTCTAGCTCAGTCACCGGCTCATGCACCATCTCATCAAGACCACCAAGCTCAAGCCCCTGCAGCACAAGCACCTGACCAACCCCTGGTTCGAGCCCCGCCGCGTAAGTCCCCCCATCCAGCCCCACCGAACGTCACCGATATCCTCGACAAGGCCGGTGGATTCAGCACCTTCATACGACTCCTCAAAAACACCCAAGTTATCAACCAGATCGAATCCCAGCTCAACAACTCCAACAATGACTTGACTATCCTCGCCCCAACCAACGACGCATTCTCGGGTCTCAAACCCGGCACACTCAATACCCTCACGAACGAAGAAAAGGTCCAGCTCCTGCAGTTCCATCTCATTCCGTCTTTCGAATCCGTCTCGAATTTCCAGACCATTAGCAACCCTGTGCGTACCCAAGCAAGCAACACTCACGATTACCCTCTGAACATCACCACCACCGGTGGCTCAGTGAACATCACGACCGGTATTGTGAATACCACCATTTCGGGGACAGTGTATTCCGATAATCAGCTGGCTATTTATCGTGTTGATAAGGTGCTTCTTCCTCTTGCCATTTTTGCTCCAAATGCACCTTCACCTTCACCTTCACCAGCTTCATCTCCATCACCGTTGAAATCACCATCATCACCTAAACCACGTTCGGCATCGGCATCACCACCCGCAGTGGTGAAGCCTAAGAAGGAGCAGCCTGCAGCTTCGACGACATCAGTTAACATCCCTCCGGTTGCGTCGTTGGATTTGTCTGGTGGAGTTGGTATCGCCGTAATCGACATGGCATCGTCCGTCGGAGTGGCTGTGGTTGCAGGAGTTTTTCTGTGGGGCAGGCCCATTTGA